From a region of the Apibacter sp. B3706 genome:
- a CDS encoding ferric siderophore ABC transporter substrate-binding protein: MSDSYKIKYYDNKKEKLISGIITLIISVAILSFILTYKTVFLTMTPPAYIDINFDMDDMGANFGTDEVGLGDEEPIDQDVLSGEGGEVQSVTNLEDKSSQDSKQEEEKKPILANQNETKDIVPEPAKKTVTKKKDKTKPVSKINSKTIPNKTKSKTVAGVGNKSSTGGNPKGNAALGNLIKGKGTGTFSTGEGTGGRPGQNQGVETGGNGSGGEGIGNGRKLVSFIPGTMGRGGKVPEHSCNGSGTIIFSYTLDKNGNVISVSRKSGINNTCLLNTGIKWIKQYVKGNAGTRSVTGTYKINF, from the coding sequence ATGAGTGATAGTTATAAAATTAAGTATTATGATAATAAAAAGGAGAAGTTAATTAGCGGTATTATTACTCTAATAATTTCAGTCGCCATATTATCATTTATTTTAACTTATAAAACCGTTTTTTTAACTATGACTCCCCCTGCTTATATTGATATAAACTTTGATATGGATGATATGGGTGCTAATTTTGGAACTGATGAAGTGGGTTTAGGGGATGAAGAGCCTATTGATCAAGATGTTTTATCGGGTGAAGGTGGAGAAGTACAATCAGTAACAAATCTTGAAGATAAATCTTCCCAAGATTCAAAACAAGAAGAAGAAAAAAAACCTATTTTAGCCAATCAGAACGAAACCAAAGATATTGTTCCCGAACCTGCTAAAAAAACGGTAACTAAGAAAAAGGATAAAACCAAACCTGTATCCAAAATTAACTCAAAAACTATCCCAAATAAAACTAAATCCAAAACAGTAGCAGGTGTAGGAAATAAGAGTTCTACAGGAGGTAATCCCAAAGGAAATGCCGCTCTAGGAAATTTAATAAAAGGTAAAGGAACAGGAACATTTTCCACCGGTGAAGGGACCGGAGGAAGACCGGGTCAAAACCAAGGAGTAGAAACAGGAGGAAACGGAAGCGGTGGAGAGGGAATTGGAAACGGAAGAAAATTAGTCAGCTTCATTCCGGGTACTATGGGAAGAGGCGGAAAAGTTCCCGAACATAGTTGCAATGGTTCCGGAACTATTATTTTTTCCTATACTCTTGATAAAAATGGAAATGTTATTTCTGTTAGTCGAAAGTCAGGGATAAATAATACTTGTTTATTGAATACAGGCATTAAATGGATTAAACAATACGTTAAAGGTAATGCAGGTACTCGATCGGTAACCGGCACGTATAAAATCAATTTTTAA
- a CDS encoding ExbD/TolR family protein: MKLRSRNRVTPEFSMASITDVIFLLLTFFMLTASANQSALNIKLPTAKGQEMPAERVYIGVSMDGKYFLNKKLIAKNEIEPTLKTIFNANPSPTFVIAADEEALHKDVVFLMDIANRNKYKVLIATNPHTQEEK; the protein is encoded by the coding sequence ATGAAATTACGAAGTAGAAATAGAGTTACTCCGGAATTCAGCATGGCATCCATAACAGATGTAATATTTTTATTACTTACATTTTTTATGCTTACTGCATCTGCAAATCAGTCTGCTTTAAATATAAAATTGCCAACTGCCAAAGGACAGGAAATGCCCGCTGAAAGAGTTTATATAGGGGTTTCTATGGATGGAAAATATTTTTTAAATAAAAAATTAATAGCTAAAAACGAAATCGAGCCCACCTTAAAAACAATATTTAACGCCAATCCATCTCCTACTTTTGTTATTGCAGCAGATGAAGAGGCTTTACACAAAGATGTTGTTTTTTTAATGGATATTGCCAATAGAAATAAATACAAAGTTTTAATTGCGACGAATCCGCATACCCAAGAGGAAAAATAA
- a CDS encoding MotA/TolQ/ExbB proton channel family protein: MNDSLKTAEKILAQSGEINEKQFSLLEMFTHGGPIGIFVMICLFLLFMLSLYIFFERFLTLKKFSNKNSSILNDIKDLIHQGNINAALDLCKRTHTPEGRMLYKGLMRIGKPTRDISDAIENTAQLEIFELEKNVGVLGTISGAAPMLGFLGTVIGMIIAFFATSAQDQASAQMLAGGIYSAMANTAAGLIVGLLAYLFYNILVIRIDRSVHALQLTAIDFLDILNKPVTH, encoded by the coding sequence ATGAATGATTCTTTAAAGACCGCAGAAAAAATACTTGCACAAAGTGGAGAAATTAATGAAAAACAATTTTCCCTTTTAGAAATGTTTACACACGGGGGGCCTATAGGTATATTTGTGATGATCTGCCTTTTTTTGCTTTTCATGCTTTCTCTTTATATTTTCTTTGAACGTTTTCTAACCTTAAAAAAGTTTTCCAATAAAAATTCTTCCATTCTTAACGATATTAAAGATCTTATTCATCAGGGTAATATCAACGCTGCCTTAGATTTATGCAAAAGAACTCATACCCCTGAAGGTAGAATGCTTTATAAAGGATTAATGAGAATTGGTAAACCTACCCGGGATATTAGTGATGCTATAGAGAACACAGCTCAGTTGGAAATCTTTGAATTGGAAAAAAATGTAGGTGTTTTAGGTACTATTTCAGGAGCCGCTCCCATGCTAGGTTTTTTGGGTACGGTAATCGGAATGATTATAGCTTTTTTTGCTACCAGCGCACAAGATCAAGCCAGCGCTCAAATGTTAGCCGGTGGTATTTATTCTGCAATGGCAAATACTGCTGCGGGATTAATTGTTGGTTTATTGGCGTATTTATTCTATAACATTTTGGTAATTCGTATCGATAGAAGTGTACATGCTTTACAGCTTACCGCTATTGATTTTCTGGATATATTAAACAAACCTGTTACTCATTAA
- the hisE gene encoding phosphoribosyl-ATP diphosphatase, with amino-acid sequence MRDTNTSKEKEFIAVIQDNKTGKVLTSGLSTYALLKKTQAEKKIYLVGDSFDDLYTAEEFLWNKDKTVILIKVKTNKDSDKYLQTTDFLEENRNSYSYLSILEKKIGKSIKGEKQNTHITTVLKKGKSKIAQKFGEEAVELVIEAAKENDKLFKDEAADVFYYYLILLQERGFLLDDILKQLKLQRRKI; translated from the coding sequence ATGAGAGATACTAACACTAGTAAAGAAAAAGAATTTATAGCTGTCATTCAGGATAATAAAACAGGCAAGGTTTTAACATCCGGTCTAAGCACCTATGCCTTGCTAAAAAAAACTCAGGCAGAAAAAAAAATTTATTTAGTTGGTGATTCTTTTGATGATTTATACACAGCAGAGGAATTTTTATGGAACAAAGATAAGACCGTGATATTAATCAAAGTTAAAACCAACAAAGATTCAGATAAATATTTACAAACGACGGATTTCTTGGAGGAAAATAGAAATTCCTATTCCTATTTAAGTATTTTAGAAAAAAAAATAGGAAAAAGCATTAAAGGAGAAAAGCAAAATACACATATTACTACTGTTTTAAAAAAAGGTAAATCCAAAATTGCGCAAAAATTTGGAGAAGAAGCAGTAGAGTTGGTAATTGAAGCAGCTAAGGAAAACGATAAATTATTTAAAGATGAAGCCGCAGATGTTTTTTATTATTATCTGATATTGCTGCAGGAAAGAGGATTTTTACTAGACGATATTTTAAAGCAATTAAAGCTACAACGAAGAAAAATTTAA
- a CDS encoding deoxycytidylate deaminase gives MKTKYDIAYLRMAQEWGKLSYCERKKVGALIVKNRMIISDGYNGTPTGFENICEDETGTTKWYVLHAEANAILKVAASTQSCIGATLYVTLSPCRECSKLIHQAGIKRLVYINEYSDTSGIDFLREAGIEIEQIKEEEL, from the coding sequence ATGAAAACAAAATATGATATTGCTTATTTACGCATGGCTCAAGAATGGGGTAAATTATCTTATTGTGAAAGAAAGAAGGTGGGAGCTTTAATTGTAAAAAACCGTATGATTATTTCTGACGGATATAATGGTACTCCTACGGGTTTTGAAAATATATGCGAGGACGAAACGGGAACTACGAAATGGTATGTTTTGCATGCTGAAGCCAATGCCATCCTTAAAGTAGCTGCATCTACACAATCCTGTATAGGAGCTACTCTTTATGTTACTCTTTCTCCTTGTCGCGAATGCAGCAAATTAATTCATCAGGCAGGTATTAAGCGTTTGGTATATATCAATGAATATTCTGATACGAGTGGAATTGATTTTTTAAGGGAGGCAGGAATCGAAATTGAACAGATTAAGGAGGAAGAACTTTAA
- a CDS encoding DUF937 domain-containing protein produces MENLLDSLKKIITPEAVSNISSELGEDIGKVTSAIKTAVSSLFGAVLEKGNDNKLENILKQAGNIPSISNVKGLFSGQADAETQKLSSGFLNNLFGDKLGNFSSLISSSSGLKSESTTKLMGVISPLVAGFLGQKLLAGGNFKGLLGQINSEKNGFLSSIPSGLAGILGVSSLSGLGDSFLNKVSSQTKETAENVKEKVEDTYHEYKDKMEKHSGGGWLKWLIIFLLAGILIIWLFSKNGCSKGKGTTASVNDSIQKVEPNANNRDTVSANSTNPTDHKIKELLPITLPSGTVINAFPGGIEDKMVNFLQSDEYKNATNDDLKNKWFDFDAINFEFGSGTKLTPESETQAKNIGIILKEFPDAKVKIGAYTDKKGNDQDNLKLSQERANTVKEIFIKNGFGDRVDGAEGYGSKFATVDANASDEERAKDRRISLRFEK; encoded by the coding sequence ATGGAAAATCTATTAGATTCATTAAAGAAAATTATTACACCCGAAGCTGTTTCTAATATATCTTCAGAATTGGGAGAAGATATAGGAAAAGTTACATCAGCAATAAAAACAGCCGTTTCCAGTTTATTCGGTGCAGTTCTAGAAAAAGGTAATGATAATAAGTTAGAAAATATATTGAAACAAGCGGGAAATATTCCTTCCATTTCTAATGTAAAAGGATTGTTTTCCGGACAAGCAGATGCTGAAACACAAAAATTAAGTTCGGGCTTTTTAAATAATCTTTTTGGAGATAAATTAGGAAACTTTTCTTCTCTGATATCTTCTTCATCAGGCTTAAAAAGTGAAAGTACTACCAAACTAATGGGAGTTATATCACCATTAGTAGCAGGATTTTTAGGACAAAAATTATTAGCAGGAGGAAATTTCAAAGGCTTATTAGGACAGATAAATTCAGAAAAAAATGGTTTTTTATCATCAATACCTTCAGGTTTAGCCGGTATTTTAGGAGTTTCTTCACTATCAGGATTAGGAGATTCTTTTCTTAACAAAGTTTCATCTCAAACTAAAGAAACTGCAGAAAACGTAAAAGAAAAAGTAGAAGATACCTATCATGAATATAAAGATAAAATGGAAAAACATTCCGGTGGCGGTTGGTTAAAATGGCTTATCATATTTTTACTTGCGGGTATTTTAATCATTTGGTTATTTTCTAAAAATGGATGTTCTAAAGGGAAAGGTACTACAGCTTCGGTAAACGATTCCATTCAAAAAGTAGAGCCTAATGCAAATAATAGAGACACAGTTTCAGCTAATAGTACTAATCCAACAGATCATAAAATAAAAGAATTACTTCCTATTACGTTGCCAAGCGGAACAGTTATCAATGCTTTTCCCGGAGGAATAGAAGACAAAATGGTCAATTTTTTGCAATCCGATGAATATAAAAATGCTACTAACGACGATTTAAAAAATAAATGGTTTGATTTTGATGCCATCAATTTTGAATTTGGAAGCGGAACAAAATTAACGCCTGAATCGGAAACACAAGCAAAAAATATTGGAATTATACTTAAAGAATTTCCTGATGCAAAAGTTAAAATTGGAGCTTATACCGATAAAAAAGGAAATGACCAAGATAATTTAAAATTATCACAAGAAAGAGCAAATACTGTAAAGGAAATATTTATTAAAAATGGATTTGGAGATAGAGTTGACGGTGCTGAAGGATATGGTTCCAAATTTGCAACAGTTGATGCAAACGCTTCCGATGAAGAAAGAGCTAAAGACAGAAGAATTTCTTTACGTTTTGAAAAATAA
- the trpB gene encoding tryptophan synthase subunit beta: MKHTYSVNQEGYYGEFGGAYIPEILYENVEILKNNYLKVLNDPKFQKDYHDLLRDYVGRPSPLYLAKRLSHKYGCKIYLKREDLNHTGAHKINNTIGQILLAQRMGKTRIIAETGAGQHGVATATVCALMNMKCVIYMGKVDVERQKLNVEKMQMLGAEVLPVTSGNMTLKDATNEAIRDWCSNPKDTYYIIGSTVGPHPYPDMVARLQSVISEEIRKQLLEKEQRETPDYLIACVGGGSNAAGTIYHFLNEPSVKIVLAEAAGKGLNSGESAATIHLGRLGIIHGSKTLLMQSEDGQIEEPYSISAGLDYPGVGPLHAHLSKTKRSEVLAITDEEALDAAFELTRLEGIIPAIESAHALGVLKKKKFKKEDIIVICLSGRGDKDMETYIKVQKKRNE, translated from the coding sequence ATGAAGCATACATATAGTGTAAACCAAGAAGGTTACTATGGAGAATTTGGAGGAGCTTATATTCCTGAAATTCTTTATGAAAATGTGGAGATTCTAAAAAACAATTATTTAAAAGTATTAAATGACCCAAAATTTCAAAAAGATTACCACGATTTACTAAGAGATTATGTAGGAAGGCCTTCACCTTTATATTTGGCAAAAAGACTGTCTCACAAATACGGATGTAAAATCTACTTAAAAAGAGAAGATTTAAATCATACCGGAGCGCACAAAATCAACAATACAATAGGTCAAATATTATTGGCGCAAAGAATGGGTAAGACCCGAATCATAGCTGAAACCGGAGCGGGTCAACATGGAGTTGCCACGGCTACAGTTTGTGCACTAATGAATATGAAATGCGTCATTTATATGGGAAAAGTGGATGTGGAAAGACAAAAGTTGAATGTTGAAAAAATGCAAATGTTAGGAGCAGAAGTACTACCCGTAACGAGTGGAAATATGACCTTAAAAGATGCTACTAATGAAGCAATTCGCGATTGGTGTTCAAATCCGAAAGACACGTATTATATTATAGGTTCCACCGTAGGACCTCATCCTTATCCGGATATGGTTGCTCGTTTACAATCAGTCATCAGTGAAGAAATTCGCAAACAACTTTTAGAAAAAGAACAAAGAGAAACCCCCGACTATTTAATAGCATGTGTAGGAGGAGGAAGCAATGCTGCCGGAACCATCTATCATTTTTTAAATGAACCTTCGGTAAAGATTGTCTTAGCTGAAGCAGCAGGAAAAGGATTAAACTCCGGAGAATCTGCTGCGACTATCCATTTAGGAAGATTAGGAATCATTCACGGAAGCAAAACATTACTCATGCAATCAGAAGATGGACAAATAGAAGAACCGTATTCTATATCTGCCGGATTGGATTATCCGGGAGTAGGTCCTCTTCATGCCCATTTGTCAAAAACCAAACGTTCTGAAGTTCTGGCAATCACAGATGAGGAAGCTCTAGATGCAGCCTTTGAATTAACAAGATTAGAAGGTATAATTCCCGCCATTGAGTCGGCACATGCCTTAGGGGTATTGAAGAAAAAGAAATTTAAAAAAGAAGATATTATTGTGATCTGTCTATCGGGAAGAGGAGATAAAGATATGGAAACATACATAAAAGTTCAGAAAAAACGAAACGAATAA
- a CDS encoding anthranilate synthase component I family protein, protein MKIQVKTKKLLADLQTPVGIYLKIRDAFPESALLESSDFHGGEDSSSFIAMDPLAKFKVKNYEITTEINGQTKIKNLEQPLVNELDDFIKSFQFQGENPAKINGFFGYTSYDSIQYFESVDPKNKKYENADIPELFYIFYRFILVINHLKNELTIVENIPQGEKSDIHQLEALLQNNNFASYNFKIKGDEKSFISDEEFIESVKKGIAHCKRGDVFQIVPSRCYSQAFTGDDFKVYRALRSINPSPYLFYFDFGSFRIFGSSPETHCKINKGRAYIDPIAGTYKRTGDDEKDRKLSEKLLQDEKENAEHVMLVDLARNDLSRNCHEVQLEFFKRVQYFSHVIHLVSRVSGIVDENKNSISVFADTFPAGTLSGAPKVRAMQLLHDIEKHMRGIYGGCIGYIGLDGNLNQAITIRSFLSKNNVLYYQAGAGVVSKSNPEEELKEVNNKLGALKKAIDLAEILKN, encoded by the coding sequence ATGAAAATACAGGTAAAAACAAAGAAATTATTAGCAGACCTACAAACTCCGGTAGGAATATATTTAAAAATAAGGGATGCTTTTCCTGAATCTGCTTTACTCGAAAGTTCTGATTTTCATGGAGGAGAAGACAGCTCGTCTTTTATTGCGATGGATCCTTTAGCTAAATTTAAAGTAAAAAATTATGAAATTACAACGGAAATAAACGGGCAAACAAAAATCAAAAATTTAGAACAACCCTTAGTCAATGAATTGGATGATTTTATTAAAAGCTTTCAATTTCAGGGAGAGAATCCTGCTAAAATTAATGGTTTTTTTGGATATACTTCCTATGATAGTATTCAATATTTTGAATCGGTTGATCCTAAAAATAAAAAATATGAAAATGCGGATATTCCTGAATTATTTTACATTTTTTACCGATTTATATTAGTTATTAATCATTTAAAGAATGAATTAACCATAGTTGAAAATATTCCCCAAGGAGAAAAATCAGATATTCATCAACTAGAAGCCTTATTGCAAAATAATAATTTTGCTTCCTATAATTTTAAGATCAAAGGAGATGAAAAAAGTTTTATTTCCGATGAAGAATTTATAGAGTCTGTAAAAAAAGGGATTGCACATTGTAAAAGAGGAGATGTCTTTCAGATTGTTCCTTCACGGTGTTATTCACAAGCATTTACCGGCGATGATTTTAAAGTATATCGAGCGTTACGATCTATTAATCCGTCTCCCTATCTTTTTTATTTCGATTTTGGTTCTTTTCGAATATTCGGATCATCCCCCGAAACGCATTGTAAAATAAATAAAGGACGAGCATACATTGATCCTATAGCCGGAACTTATAAAAGAACCGGAGATGATGAAAAAGACAGAAAACTTTCAGAAAAACTCTTACAAGATGAAAAAGAAAATGCAGAACATGTTATGTTGGTAGATTTAGCAAGAAATGATCTGAGCCGAAATTGCCATGAGGTCCAATTAGAATTTTTTAAACGAGTACAGTATTTTTCACATGTAATACATTTAGTTTCTCGTGTGAGTGGAATTGTGGATGAAAATAAAAACAGTATTTCTGTATTTGCAGATACATTTCCTGCAGGAACCTTATCCGGAGCACCCAAAGTTAGAGCCATGCAATTGCTGCACGATATAGAAAAGCATATGCGAGGAATATATGGAGGATGTATCGGATATATTGGTTTAGACGGAAATTTAAATCAAGCAATTACCATCCGGTCATTTTTAAGCAAAAATAATGTATTGTATTATCAAGCAGGAGCGGGCGTTGTATCCAAGTCAAATCCCGAAGAAGAGTTGAAAGAAGTAAATAACAAGTTAGGAGCACTTAAAAAAGCAATTGATCTGGCAGAAATTTTAAAAAATTAA
- a CDS encoding cysteine hydrolase family protein translates to MKALLIIDIQNDYFEGGKNPLNNSIQACEQAKNILEKFRKEQWPVVHIQHVSSRSDATFFLPHTQGVEIHSHVKPKDEEKVIIKNFPNSFINTDLQDTLKKLKVDELVICGMMTHMCVDATTRAAKDLGYTCTLIGDACATRDLEIKGEKIQAKEVQNSFLAALSYYYADVQTANYFLNSCFK, encoded by the coding sequence ATGAAGGCTTTACTTATTATCGATATTCAAAATGACTATTTTGAAGGAGGAAAAAATCCTCTAAATAATTCTATACAAGCTTGTGAACAAGCAAAAAACATTTTAGAAAAGTTCAGAAAAGAACAATGGCCGGTAGTCCATATACAACATGTATCTTCACGGTCGGATGCTACTTTTTTCCTTCCTCATACTCAAGGGGTAGAAATACATTCCCATGTTAAGCCGAAAGACGAAGAAAAAGTCATCATCAAGAATTTTCCAAATAGCTTTATAAATACAGATCTTCAAGATACTTTAAAGAAACTTAAAGTTGATGAACTTGTAATTTGCGGAATGATGACCCATATGTGTGTGGATGCAACTACTAGAGCAGCAAAAGACTTAGGCTATACATGTACTTTAATAGGCGATGCTTGTGCAACCCGAGATCTTGAAATTAAGGGAGAAAAAATACAAGCTAAAGAAGTTCAAAATTCATTTTTAGCAGCCTTAAGTTATTACTATGCCGATGTACAAACGGCTAACTATTTCTTAAATTCATGTTTTAAGTAA
- a CDS encoding anthranilate synthase component II has product MKLLVLDNYDSFTYNLVHLIKELNYTEVNVFRNDQITVSEVADYDKIILSPGPGIPSESGILLSLIKQYAPTHSILGVCLGEQAIGEAFGAKLTNLEDVYHGVATKIRIIDEDYIFKGISEEMEVGRYHSWIVDNQNFPDELQITAVDHDNQIMAIKHKHYDVHGVQFHPESILTPKGKNIIKNFLEN; this is encoded by the coding sequence ATGAAACTATTGGTTTTAGATAATTATGATTCATTTACCTATAATTTGGTTCACTTAATCAAAGAATTGAATTATACGGAAGTAAATGTATTTAGAAACGATCAAATCACGGTATCGGAAGTAGCAGACTATGATAAAATAATATTATCACCGGGCCCGGGAATACCTTCCGAATCAGGAATATTGCTCTCATTAATCAAACAATATGCTCCCACTCATTCCATTCTGGGGGTGTGCTTAGGAGAACAAGCTATAGGAGAAGCTTTTGGTGCTAAATTGACCAATTTGGAAGATGTGTATCATGGAGTAGCAACGAAAATAAGAATAATAGATGAAGACTATATATTCAAAGGCATTTCTGAAGAAATGGAAGTTGGGAGATACCATTCGTGGATTGTAGATAACCAAAATTTTCCGGATGAACTTCAAATTACGGCTGTCGATCATGATAATCAAATTATGGCTATAAAACATAAGCATTATGATGTCCACGGAGTTCAGTTTCATCCTGAATCCATACTTACCCCGAAGGGCAAAAACATTATAAAAAATTTTTTAGAAAATTAA
- the trpD gene encoding anthranilate phosphoribosyltransferase, producing MKQLLNRLFEHQYLNREEAKEVLTKMAAKEYNESQIAAFISVFLMRNISIDEFFGFRDALMDLCSDVSSLAAYDPIDIVGTGGDNKNTFNISTLSCFVVAGAGYKVAKHGNYGATSVSGASNVMEQHGVKFTADIGKLERSLDQSNLAFLHAPLFNDAMKVVTPIRKALGVRTFFNMLGPVVNPIKPKRNVLGVFNLKMSRLYYYIYQNTDCNYTVVHSLDGYDEISLTDNFKVVTHLGEHIYSPEDIGLERCTQPELDGGKTPEEASKIFDNVLNNQATKAQKNAVIANSAFAIHNINPKLTIEECINQARESLESEKAKQTFQKFLSLNN from the coding sequence ATGAAACAACTATTAAACAGACTCTTTGAGCATCAATATTTAAACCGAGAAGAAGCGAAAGAAGTATTGACTAAAATGGCCGCGAAAGAATATAATGAATCTCAGATTGCCGCTTTTATAAGCGTTTTTCTTATGAGAAATATTAGCATCGATGAATTTTTCGGTTTTAGGGATGCTCTTATGGATTTATGTTCGGATGTTTCATCATTAGCCGCATATGATCCTATAGATATCGTAGGTACGGGAGGGGATAATAAAAATACGTTTAATATTTCTACTCTTTCTTGTTTTGTGGTAGCCGGTGCCGGATATAAAGTTGCAAAGCATGGAAATTATGGCGCAACTTCTGTTAGCGGAGCTTCCAATGTGATGGAACAACACGGAGTTAAATTTACTGCAGATATCGGTAAACTTGAACGATCATTAGATCAATCCAATCTGGCCTTTTTACATGCTCCTTTATTCAATGATGCCATGAAGGTGGTAACACCCATAAGAAAAGCATTAGGAGTTCGTACATTCTTTAATATGCTGGGACCTGTAGTAAATCCAATAAAGCCTAAAAGAAATGTATTAGGAGTCTTTAACCTTAAAATGTCTCGTTTATATTATTATATTTATCAAAATACCGATTGTAATTATACGGTCGTGCATAGTTTAGACGGATATGATGAAATATCCTTAACCGATAATTTTAAAGTGGTTACCCATTTAGGGGAACATATCTATTCTCCCGAAGATATCGGTTTGGAAAGATGTACGCAACCGGAGTTGGACGGAGGAAAAACACCTGAAGAAGCTTCAAAAATTTTTGATAATGTATTAAATAATCAAGCAACCAAAGCCCAAAAAAATGCTGTAATAGCTAATTCGGCATTTGCCATACACAATATAAATCCCAAATTAACTATTGAAGAATGCATCAATCAAGCGAGAGAATCTTTGGAAAGCGAAAAAGCGAAACAAACTTTTCAAAAATTTTTAAGCCTGAATAATTAG
- the trpC gene encoding indole-3-glycerol phosphate synthase TrpC, whose translation MPTILDKIIDCKRIEIEKSKRKISIKDLENKIQNVKKRQSFKESIQRSSTGIIAEFKRRSPSRDWIFKDAKIEQIIPCYSENGASAISILTDTDFFGGNLQDLINAQAITQTPLLRKDFMIDEYQLFEAKAYGASAILLIAAALTVEKTKELAKQAKNLGLDVLLELHYEKELDYINEWVDVVGINNRNLKTFVTDVQVSFDMVNKIPPEFLKISESGISSSQTVKDLMLAGYKGFLMGENFMKTNNPGKALQDFIEELT comes from the coding sequence ATGCCTACTATTTTAGATAAAATTATTGATTGTAAAAGGATTGAAATTGAAAAATCAAAAAGGAAAATTTCAATTAAAGATCTGGAAAATAAAATACAAAATGTAAAGAAAAGACAATCGTTTAAAGAATCCATACAAAGATCTTCAACCGGTATAATTGCAGAATTTAAACGTCGATCTCCCTCGAGGGATTGGATTTTTAAAGATGCAAAAATAGAACAAATTATACCTTGTTATTCTGAAAACGGAGCAAGTGCTATATCCATTCTCACCGATACTGATTTTTTTGGAGGTAATTTGCAGGATTTGATTAATGCACAAGCCATTACACAAACTCCCCTTCTTCGTAAAGATTTTATGATTGATGAATATCAACTTTTTGAAGCTAAGGCTTACGGTGCAAGTGCAATATTGTTGATAGCCGCTGCTTTAACTGTTGAAAAAACTAAAGAATTGGCAAAACAAGCTAAAAATCTTGGATTGGATGTGTTGTTGGAATTGCATTATGAAAAGGAATTAGATTATATTAATGAATGGGTAGATGTAGTAGGAATTAATAATCGTAATTTAAAAACCTTCGTTACGGATGTACAAGTTTCATTTGACATGGTTAATAAAATACCCCCTGAGTTTTTGAAAATTTCTGAAAGTGGAATATCTTCTTCTCAAACTGTAAAAGACTTAATGCTAGCCGGATATAAAGGATTTTTAATGGGTGAAAATTTTATGAAAACGAATAATCCCGGTAAAGCTTTACAAGATTTTATTGAAGAACTTACATAA
- a CDS encoding phosphoribosylanthranilate isomerase yields MKIKVCGMKYPDNIEHLSLIPIDYMGFIFYPKSLRYIDKILPETILSQTKDILRVGVFVNEKIESLFNRIEKYKLDVIQLHGSEHPKYCSDLIKSFPNIKIIKAFNVSSPNDLHSTKEYNSVCDFFLFDTKSTQYGGSGKKFDWSLMDFYTGELPFFLSGGISMEDVGKIKEIKHPKLYGLDLNSKFELEPGRKNIELIKEFIEEINYE; encoded by the coding sequence ATGAAAATTAAAGTTTGTGGGATGAAATATCCTGATAATATTGAGCATCTTTCTCTAATACCTATAGATTATATGGGATTTATATTTTACCCGAAATCCTTACGTTATATAGATAAGATACTCCCCGAAACCATTCTTTCACAAACTAAAGATATTTTGAGGGTTGGGGTCTTTGTTAATGAAAAAATAGAATCGCTATTCAATAGGATTGAAAAATATAAGTTGGATGTTATCCAACTTCATGGATCGGAACATCCAAAATATTGTTCAGATCTCATAAAAAGTTTTCCTAATATAAAAATAATTAAGGCTTTTAATGTATCATCTCCTAATGATTTGCACAGTACAAAAGAATATAATTCAGTTTGTGACTTCTTTCTGTTTGATACTAAAAGCACACAATATGGTGGCTCAGGGAAAAAGTTCGATTGGTCATTGATGGATTTTTATACAGGTGAACTTCCTTTTTTTTTAAGTGGAGGTATTTCAATGGAAGATGTAGGTAAAATTAAAGAAATAAAGCATCCGAAATTATATGGTTTGGACTTAAACAGTAAGTTTGAACTAGAACCGGGAAGAAAAAATATTGAATTAATAAAAGAATTTATAGAAGAAATAAACTATGAATAG